In Terriglobales bacterium, a single window of DNA contains:
- a CDS encoding YmdB family metallophosphoesterase: MRILFIGDIFGSPGRGIVRDHLADIVSGQKIDLVIANAENAAGGFGVTPSIAEELLELGIEVLTTGNHVWDKKEIIDYMRSADGDAKSA, translated from the coding sequence ATGCGCATCCTCTTTATTGGCGACATCTTCGGCAGTCCGGGGCGCGGCATCGTGCGCGACCACCTGGCGGACATCGTCTCCGGGCAGAAGATCGACCTGGTGATCGCCAACGCCGAGAACGCCGCCGGGGGCTTCGGGGTGACGCCCTCGATTGCCGAGGAGCTGCTGGAGCTGGGCATCGAGGTGCTCACCACCGGCAACCACGTGTGGGACAAGAAGGAGATCATCGACTACATGCGTTCGGCGGATGGCGACGCCAAGAGCGCGG